The DNA region GTCGTCGCCCCACTTGATCCTTCCCGTCGCCACCTCCTTCATGGCGATGGTGACGGTGTTGCGCGTCTTGGGCCGCTCCTCGGGCGGGAGGATGCTGGGGATGCCGGTCTTGAGCTGGGCCGCCCGCCGAGCGGTGATCATCGACAGGCGGTAACGCGAGTCGGTCAGGGACAGCAGGGTGTCGATTCCTTCTTGGGCCATGGTCTTCTCCTCTACAAGAAAGCCTCGGTGTCGTCGCTGCTTTCGTCCGGGCGTCGTCTGGCGCCCGCTTCGCGTAATGATACTCTCAAACTCGCCCACTGCCGTGTCGAGCGCGTCATTCACTGGCCGGCTCGAGGGGCGAACAGAGGCACCCAAGGCGCCAGGGCGGCCTACAGGCTCACCCGGCGCGGGAACACGCGCTGCTTTTCGGCGGCGATGATCGAACGGATCTGGCCGACGGCCGCGTCCAGCTGGGCAGGGGCGTTGATCACCACGTAGTCGAAGAGCCCGATGTGCTCCATCTCGCCGGTGGCCCTGACCAGGCGCTGCTCGATCTGATCGAGCGAGTCGGTGCGCCGCCACTGCAGGCGCTGGCGCAGGTCGTCCATGTTGCTCGGCGCCAGAAAGATGAGCACCGCCTCCGGCGCCAGCCTCTTGACGGTCCTCGCGCCCTGGACGTCGATCCGCAGCATCACGTCTTTGCCGCTGGACAAGCCGCCGCGGACGTCCCACTTGGGAATGCCCTTGTAGTCGTCGTAGACCCGGGCCCACTCGAGCAGCTCCTCTTCGGCGATCATCTTTTCAAACTGCTCGGTGGTCACGAAGTGGTAGTCGACGCCGCCGATCTCGCCCGGCCGCTGCGGGCGGTCGGTGGCCGTCACGATGAAGTGAAAGGGAAAGCCGAGCTCGCGCATACGCATCAAGACGCTGTCCTTGCCGACCCCGGACGGCCCGGAGAGCACGACCAGCAGCGGCAAGGGTGGCTGTCCATGAACCGTGGGGTTTAGCCGATCTCTGTCCGTCACACCTCGTCCCCTATGCCTGAAAGGCTAACACGAATTGCCCAAGCGAGCGGCGGTTCGAACAGGGCGGACGCGGCCTCTAGCCAGCACGGCATATGAAAACGCCAAGGCAAGCCTTTGATGGCTCGTGCCTTGGCGTTTCTGTGCGGCTACTCTTTACGACTACGGCACGCGACGCGTGCCGGGAGCTCCTAGTCGGCGCTCGGGAGAACGACGGCGAGGCCGCGGTAGGGGCCGCCGGAGACCATGCCCAACGGGGTCGCCGCGCCCGTAGTGAGGTCGACCGCGAACAGGGCCGACTCGGAGACGGCGTAGGCGAGGTTGTCGCCGTTCACCGTCACGATGTCGAAGCCGCCCTCGGCGGCGAAGTCGACGCCCAAGGGGCCGACGGTCTGCAAGCCGCCGTCGTTGGGCGGGTCTTGCAGGACGAGGATATCGAGCTCGGCGTCGATGTTGTAAAGTTCGGTCTCCTCGGCGCCGTCAAAGGCGTTGGTGTAGGCCGAGGCGGTGATGCTGGGCTCGGCGCCGGCGTTGTCGTCGCCGTCAACATAGGCGAGCGTGCCGTCGACGATAACCTCGCCGGTGTCGACGTTGACCCTGAAGTTCTGGTTGTTGCTGGCGGTCAGGCGCAACCTGTCGGGCACCGGGTTGAAGTCGAAGCCGGACATCGCGCCGCCTTCAAAACCTTCCGAGAGGCGGCTCTTTTCAGTGGCTTCGCCCGTCTCGGTGTCGATGCTGTAGAGCCTGTTGGTCGAGGAGAGGCCGTAGAGGCGGCCGTCGGCGGGACGGAAGTCGATGCCCAAGAGGGCGCCCTCGATGCCGCTCACGGGGAGCGTGTCGGTGTCTTGGGGCGCGCCGGAGTTGAAGAAGACCAGGGTGTTATCCGCCGTCAAGGCCACCATGTCCCGCGGGTTCGGGTCGGGGTTGACGACCGGAAGGGCGCCGTCACCGGGGTCGAAGATGATGACGATGACGATCACGACGATCGAGCCGTCCTCGCCGTCGATGCGCAGCGCCACGGTGTTCGAACCTTCCAAGAGACCGCTGACGGGGAAGCTGAAGTCGCTAGCGGAGAGGTCGGCGTCCTCCCAGCCCGTCTCGTTCAGTTTGTAGCGCAGGCGGTCGACCGCGCTGTTGGCGCTGCCCGTGACGGTCACGTTGCTCTCGCTCACGGTGCCGCTGTAGATCGCCTCGTCGGTTTCGCTCTGCGCGAAGGGCGCCGAGACGCTGACTTGGGGAGTTGTTTCGACGGGCTGCGGCTGCGGCAGACCGGCGCAGGCGCCGACGATGAGAACGAGCAGCAGGCTTACCGCCCAGAGGCTGAAGCGGGTGGCTTGAAGACGTCGAAGATGTTGAAGACGTAGGTGTTGCATCGGGTTGTACCTCCTTGGGTGTCTTGTTTGGGTGTCTTGCTTGTGAGATTCTTGCTCGAGAGCTTTGAAAGGCGTTTTTGAAAGGCAATCGTCGAAAGGCTTTGTCGCCGCCAGGCGACGCGCTCGAAGCACCCGAACCTTGCTCCTCCTTTCGTCAGGAGTCGTGAGGGCGGGGAGCTTGCCTCCCTTGCCGCCCTTGGTCTATGCAACGCACGAGCGAGCTTGGCGATCGGATGCACGGCGCGG from Deinococcota bacterium includes:
- the rpoZ gene encoding DNA-directed RNA polymerase subunit omega — its product is MAQEGIDTLLSLTDSRYRLSMITARRAAQLKTGIPSILPPEERPKTRNTVTIAMKEVATGRIKWGDDLPTIDEIRHEIEQERRREERPNYSVSSEDDE
- a CDS encoding guanylate kinase; this encodes MTDRDRLNPTVHGQPPLPLLVVLSGPSGVGKDSVLMRMRELGFPFHFIVTATDRPQRPGEIGGVDYHFVTTEQFEKMIAEEELLEWARVYDDYKGIPKWDVRGGLSSGKDVMLRIDVQGARTVKRLAPEAVLIFLAPSNMDDLRQRLQWRRTDSLDQIEQRLVRATGEMEHIGLFDYVVINAPAQLDAAVGQIRSIIAAEKQRVFPRRVSL
- a CDS encoding DUF4394 domain-containing protein, translated to MQHLRLQHLRRLQATRFSLWAVSLLLVLIVGACAGLPQPQPVETTPQVSVSAPFAQSETDEAIYSGTVSESNVTVTGSANSAVDRLRYKLNETGWEDADLSASDFSFPVSGLLEGSNTVALRIDGEDGSIVVIVIVIIFDPGDGALPVVNPDPNPRDMVALTADNTLVFFNSGAPQDTDTLPVSGIEGALLGIDFRPADGRLYGLSSTNRLYSIDTETGEATEKSRLSEGFEGGAMSGFDFNPVPDRLRLTASNNQNFRVNVDTGEVIVDGTLAYVDGDDNAGAEPSITASAYTNAFDGAEETELYNIDAELDILVLQDPPNDGGLQTVGPLGVDFAAEGGFDIVTVNGDNLAYAVSESALFAVDLTTGAATPLGMVSGGPYRGLAVVLPSAD